In the Kutzneria kofuensis genome, CCTGGTCCCACATGACTTTGGGCCGTGTCAGCGGCGCACCCCCGACGCGCACCGTGAAGCCATGACCAGTCCAGTCCCCGCCAGCCTCGGGCTCAGCCCGGCCGAGGTGACCACCGTGCTCGAAGCGGCGGCCATGGCCCCGTCGGTGCACAACAGCCAACCCTGGCGATTCCGGGTCCTGCCCGACCGCATCGAGCTGCACGCCGACCTCACGCGCCGGCTACCGGCCACCGACCCGGGCGACAAGGAACTGCGGCTGGCATGCGGCGCCGCCCTGACCAACCTCCGCATCGCGCTGGAAGCCCTGGGCATCCGCCCAATGGTGACGCTGCTGCCACACGGCCAGGCACGAGACCGGCTGCCAGGCAAGGACTTCGAGCGCGAACCACTGATCGCCGTCGTCTGCTCCTACTACGAGGGCCTGCTGGCCGAGCTGCACGCCGGCCAAGCCATGCAGCGCGTACTGCTCACCGCCACCACCCTCGGCCTGTCCGCCTCGTTCATCGCCCAACCGATCGAAGTGCCCGAATGCCGCAAGCAGCTGCGCCACCTGCTGGGCGCCGGCATCACCCCCCAAACCATCCTGCGAATCGGTCACGGCAGCCCGGTCGCGCCCACACCCCGACGTCCCATCGCCGACCTGCTCATGGACGGCGAACCCGCGCTGCCGGGAGGCACCTCATGACCATCAAGGCCGTCCTGGCCGGGTTCTCGCCCATCATCGACTCACTGGCCACCATCACCTGGGCCGCCGACTACGCCGGTCGCCTACACGCCCCGCTGCGGGTCGTGCTCGCCGACGGCGGCAGCCTGCCCGCGCTCTACAACGCGACCGCGACCGTCCGCACCCGTTACCCACAGCTGTCGCTGTCGGCGATGACGGCCAATGACAGTCTTGTCGACGCGCTGTTGGATCGCGCCACCGACGCGCACCTGATCGTCGTCGACCGTGCCGCCGCCAAGGCCGGCATGGCCGCGACCGTGGCGGCGCAGGCGAGCTGCCCGGTCGCCACCGTCGCCCCCGGAACGGCCTGGGACGGCGAGAACCGGCCGATCCTGGTCGGAGCGGACGGGACCGAG is a window encoding:
- a CDS encoding universal stress protein; amino-acid sequence: MTIKAVLAGFSPIIDSLATITWAADYAGRLHAPLRVVLADGGSLPALYNATATVRTRYPQLSLSAMTANDSLVDALLDRATDAHLIVVDRAAAKAGMAATVAAQASCPVATVAPGTAWDGENRPILVGADGTEHSEQALRWAFTEADRLGRGVRVVHCQPHRTSTEQRNSVFDLVSLFAGRYPAMAMQLHTLVCAPADALAWHSQFAAMVLIGHHEHGIGGRIYRRVLREAACPVVIAGPDTILDAAIAAPALDTVRS
- a CDS encoding nitroreductase family protein, producing the protein MTSPVPASLGLSPAEVTTVLEAAAMAPSVHNSQPWRFRVLPDRIELHADLTRRLPATDPGDKELRLACGAALTNLRIALEALGIRPMVTLLPHGQARDRLPGKDFEREPLIAVVCSYYEGLLAELHAGQAMQRVLLTATTLGLSASFIAQPIEVPECRKQLRHLLGAGITPQTILRIGHGSPVAPTPRRPIADLLMDGEPALPGGTS